In Solanum stenotomum isolate F172 chromosome 6, ASM1918654v1, whole genome shotgun sequence, one DNA window encodes the following:
- the LOC125867107 gene encoding inactive leucine-rich repeat receptor-like protein kinase CORYNE isoform X2 — protein MGTCCNSSTVLKLCFLWLQLICVQCHGRILKDDTSSSDQFKNRFQRIFLSILFGMFTGLICALVFAWLVRSFVRYINKAPILKGPVVFSPKIPSKTLQSALANDTQLIGSNSSGKYYRTVLDNGLTVAVKRMEPGSPQLHTKSFKRRIQHELELIASLRHRNLMSLRAYVRESNTFFLVYDYINTGSLEDVLNKVRENQLQLTWEVRLRIAVGIVKALQYLHFSCNPTVLHRNLKPTNVMLDAEFEPRLADCGLAKIIPTLNLPAASNYGPPESYQSCRYTDKSDVFSFGVILGVLLTGKYPTDPFFGDTSTGGSLARWLQRLQEAGDAREALDKSILGEEVEEDEMLMAVKIAVVCLSDMPADRPSSDELVSMLTQLNSF, from the exons ATGGGGACCTGCTGTAACAGTAGCACAGTTCTCAAGCTTTGTTTTTTGTGGCTACAACTAATCTGTGTGCAATGCCATGGAAGGATACTCAAGGATGATACCTCCTCATCTGATCAGTTTAAGAACAGATTTCAAAGGATTTTTCTGAGTATACTTTTTGGTATGTTTACAGGATTGATTTGTGCACTTGTTTTTGCTTGGCTTGTTCGGAGTTTTGTTCGTTACATTAACAAAGCCCCAATTCTCAAAGGCCCTGTTGTATTTTCTCCTAAAATTCCATCCAAAACCTTGCAATCAGCTCTTGCTAATGATACCCAGTTGATAGGGTCAAATAGTTCTGGAAAATACTACAGAACTGTTCTCGATAATGGGCTTACTGTTGCAGTTAAGAGAATGGAACCTGGTTCTCCACAGTTACATACCAAGTCATTTAAGAGAAGAATACAACACGAACTTGAACTTATTGCTAGTTTGAGGCATAGGAATTTGATGAGTTTAAGGGCTTATGTTCGTGAATCGAATACGTTCTTTCTGGTTTACGATTATATAAACACTGGCAGTCTTGAAGATGTACTGAACAAAGTTAGGGAAAATCAATTGCAACTTACCTGGGAAGTCAGGCTCCGAATTGCAGTTGGGATTGTTAAGGCTCTTCAGTATCTTCATTTCTCTTGTAACCCCACAGTTTTGCATCGGAATTTGAAACCCACAAATGTAATGTTGGATGCTGAGTTTGAGCCTAGGTTGGCTGATTGTGGTTTGGCTAAAATCATTCCCACTTTAAATCTCCCTGCTGCATCAAACTATGGTCCTCCAGAATCTTACCAGAGTTGCAG GTATACCGATAAAAGTGATGTATTTAGCTTTGGGGTTATATTGGGTGTTCTATTAACTGGAAAGTACCCAACAGATCCCTTCTTTGGGGATACATCTACTGGAGGAAGTTTAGCACGTTGGCTTCAACGTTTGCAGGAAGCAGGCGATGCTCGAGAAGCATTGGATAAGAGTATTCTAGGGGAAGAGGTTGAGGAAGATGAGATGTTAATGGCAGTAAAAATAGCAGTGGTATGCTTATCAGACATGCCTGCTGATCGACCTTCCAGTGATGAGCTCGTTTCCATGCTCACCCAATTAAATAGCTTCTGA
- the LOC125867107 gene encoding inactive leucine-rich repeat receptor-like protein kinase CORYNE isoform X1: protein MGTCCNSSTVLKLCFLWLQLICVQCHGRILKDDTSSSDQFKNRFQRIFLSILFGMFTGLICALVFAWLVRSFVRYINKAPILKGPVVFSPKIPSKTLQSALANDTQLIGSNSSGKYYRTVLDNGLTVAVKRMEPGSPQLHTKSFKRRIQHELELIASLRHRNLMSLRAYVRESNTFFLVYDYINTGSLEDVLNKVRENQLQLTWEVRLRIAVGIVKALQYLHFSCNPTVLHRNLKPTNVMLDAEFEPRLADCGLAKIIPTLNLPAASNYGPPESYQSCSRYTDKSDVFSFGVILGVLLTGKYPTDPFFGDTSTGGSLARWLQRLQEAGDAREALDKSILGEEVEEDEMLMAVKIAVVCLSDMPADRPSSDELVSMLTQLNSF from the exons ATGGGGACCTGCTGTAACAGTAGCACAGTTCTCAAGCTTTGTTTTTTGTGGCTACAACTAATCTGTGTGCAATGCCATGGAAGGATACTCAAGGATGATACCTCCTCATCTGATCAGTTTAAGAACAGATTTCAAAGGATTTTTCTGAGTATACTTTTTGGTATGTTTACAGGATTGATTTGTGCACTTGTTTTTGCTTGGCTTGTTCGGAGTTTTGTTCGTTACATTAACAAAGCCCCAATTCTCAAAGGCCCTGTTGTATTTTCTCCTAAAATTCCATCCAAAACCTTGCAATCAGCTCTTGCTAATGATACCCAGTTGATAGGGTCAAATAGTTCTGGAAAATACTACAGAACTGTTCTCGATAATGGGCTTACTGTTGCAGTTAAGAGAATGGAACCTGGTTCTCCACAGTTACATACCAAGTCATTTAAGAGAAGAATACAACACGAACTTGAACTTATTGCTAGTTTGAGGCATAGGAATTTGATGAGTTTAAGGGCTTATGTTCGTGAATCGAATACGTTCTTTCTGGTTTACGATTATATAAACACTGGCAGTCTTGAAGATGTACTGAACAAAGTTAGGGAAAATCAATTGCAACTTACCTGGGAAGTCAGGCTCCGAATTGCAGTTGGGATTGTTAAGGCTCTTCAGTATCTTCATTTCTCTTGTAACCCCACAGTTTTGCATCGGAATTTGAAACCCACAAATGTAATGTTGGATGCTGAGTTTGAGCCTAGGTTGGCTGATTGTGGTTTGGCTAAAATCATTCCCACTTTAAATCTCCCTGCTGCATCAAACTATGGTCCTCCAGAATCTTACCAGAGTTGCAG CAGGTATACCGATAAAAGTGATGTATTTAGCTTTGGGGTTATATTGGGTGTTCTATTAACTGGAAAGTACCCAACAGATCCCTTCTTTGGGGATACATCTACTGGAGGAAGTTTAGCACGTTGGCTTCAACGTTTGCAGGAAGCAGGCGATGCTCGAGAAGCATTGGATAAGAGTATTCTAGGGGAAGAGGTTGAGGAAGATGAGATGTTAATGGCAGTAAAAATAGCAGTGGTATGCTTATCAGACATGCCTGCTGATCGACCTTCCAGTGATGAGCTCGTTTCCATGCTCACCCAATTAAATAGCTTCTGA